One part of the Phoenix dactylifera cultivar Barhee BC4 chromosome 4, palm_55x_up_171113_PBpolish2nd_filt_p, whole genome shotgun sequence genome encodes these proteins:
- the LOC103712811 gene encoding IST1 homolog: protein MSVLNSLFNRATLGARCKTCLNLAISRIKLLHNKRELQLKNMRKEISQYLQTGQEAIARIRVEHVIREQNILAAYEIIELFCEFVLARVPILETQRNCPSELQEAVASIIFASPRCSDLPELMQVRNLFTAKYGKEFTLAASELRPDSSVNRTIIEKLAVRAPPADLKLKILKAIAQEYNVEWDSSNTEAEFSKKHEDLLDGSTPSKLQGPVVESSVDMSLPKSGLPVSPIKENQKDQMLVASIPSVSNASALMSGVSLEGTKKIEPLSTQKGGPPSDEKAGTSWSSSDVLERARAAIASAERASAAARAAAELVNVRLDRPASNTKS from the exons ATGTCCGTTCTGAATTCGCTGTTCAACAGGGCTACACTCGGAGCAAGATG CAAGACTTGCTTGAATTTGGCCATCTCACGGATCAAATTACTGCATAATAAGAGAGAGTTGCAACTGAAGAATATGCGCAAAGAGATCTCTCAATATCTTCAGACTGGCCAAGAAGCCATTGCTCGAATTCGG GTGGAGCATGTTATACGTGAACAGAATATATTGGCTGCCTATGAGATCATAGAGCTGTTTTGTGAATTTGTTCTTGCGCGTGTTCCCATTCTTGAAACCCAAAG GAATTGCCCATCAGAATTGCAGGAGGCTGTTGCTAGCATAATCTTTGCTTCTCCAAGATGTTCAGATTTGCCGGAGTTGATGCAGGTCCGGAATTTATTTACTGCAAAATATGGGAAGGAGTTTACGTTAGCTGCTTCTGAGCTGCGACCAGATAGCAGCGTCAATCGTACG ATCATTGAGAAACTTGCAGTGAGAGCTCCACCTGCAGATTTAAAGCTTAAGATTTTGAAAGCAATAGCTCAGGAGTACAATGTGGAATGGGACTCATCAAACACTGAAGCAGAATTTAGTAAAAAACATGAAGACTTGCTG GATGGATCAACTCCCTCGAAGTTACAGGGACCCGTTGTTGAGAGTTCTGTGGATATGTCGTTACCCAAGAGTGGACTTCCCGTTTCACCTATCAAAGAGAATCAAAAAGATCAAATGCTTGTGGCTTCCATCCCCTCAGTAAGTAACGCTTCAGCTCTCATGAGTGGAGTCTCTTTGGAGGGCACCAAAAAAATAGAACCACTCAGCACTCAGAAAGGGGGGCCGCCTAGTGATGAGAAAGCAGGTACAAGCTGGAGCTCGTCCGATGTTTTGGAGAGAGCTCGAGCAGCCATTGCTTCAGCAGAGCGCGCATCTGCTGCTGCCCGTGCTGCTGCCGAGCTTGTAAATGTTAGATTGGATCGCCCAGCTAGCAACACCAAAAGTTAA